One segment of Micromonospora parathelypteridis DNA contains the following:
- a CDS encoding aldehyde dehydrogenase family protein gives MFEYAPAPESRSVVDLKPSYGLFIDGAFVDPTDGDSFKSINPASEEVLAEIAEAGAPDVERAVRAARKAYDKVWGPMPGRDRAKYLYRIARLIQERSRELAVLESLDNGKPIKESRDVDLPLVAAHFFYYAGWADKLEHAGFGSNPRSIGVAAQVIPWNFPLLMLAWKIAPALAAGNTVVLKPAETTSLTALLFAEICQQADLPPGVVNIVTGAGDTGRALVEHPGVDKVAFTGSTDVGRAIARSVAGTRKKLTLELGGKAANIVFDDAPIDQAVEGIVNGIFFNQGHVCCAGSRLLVQENVADRVLESLKRRMAQLRVGDPLDKNTDVGAINSAAQLERIRELSDAGTAEGAERWSPPCELPERGFWFAPTIFTGVTQAHRIAREEIFGPVLSVLTFRTPAEAVEKANNTPYGLSAGIWTDKGSRILWMADRLRAGVVWANTFNKFDPTSPFGGYKESGYGREGGRHGLEAYLNV, from the coding sequence ATGTTCGAATACGCCCCCGCCCCCGAGTCCCGCTCGGTGGTGGACCTCAAACCCTCGTACGGGCTGTTCATCGACGGCGCGTTCGTCGACCCGACCGACGGTGACAGCTTCAAGTCGATCAACCCCGCCTCGGAGGAGGTGCTGGCCGAGATCGCCGAGGCCGGCGCGCCAGACGTGGAGCGCGCGGTGCGCGCCGCCCGGAAGGCGTACGACAAGGTCTGGGGTCCGATGCCCGGTCGGGACCGAGCGAAGTACCTGTACCGGATCGCCCGGCTGATCCAGGAACGCTCCCGCGAGCTGGCCGTCCTGGAGTCGCTGGACAACGGCAAGCCGATCAAGGAATCCCGCGACGTCGACCTGCCGCTCGTCGCCGCGCACTTCTTCTACTACGCGGGCTGGGCCGACAAGCTGGAGCACGCTGGGTTCGGCTCGAACCCACGGTCCATCGGCGTGGCCGCACAGGTCATCCCGTGGAACTTCCCGCTGCTGATGCTGGCCTGGAAGATCGCCCCCGCCCTCGCGGCGGGCAACACGGTGGTGCTGAAGCCGGCCGAGACCACCTCGCTGACCGCGCTGCTCTTCGCCGAGATCTGCCAGCAGGCCGACCTACCGCCCGGCGTGGTCAACATCGTCACCGGCGCCGGCGACACCGGCCGCGCGCTGGTCGAGCACCCCGGCGTGGACAAGGTCGCCTTCACCGGTTCCACCGACGTCGGCCGGGCCATCGCCCGGTCCGTCGCCGGCACCCGCAAGAAGCTGACCCTGGAGCTGGGCGGCAAGGCCGCCAACATCGTCTTCGACGACGCGCCCATCGACCAGGCCGTCGAGGGCATCGTCAACGGCATCTTCTTCAACCAGGGGCACGTCTGCTGCGCCGGCTCCCGGCTGCTGGTCCAGGAGAACGTGGCCGACCGCGTGCTGGAGTCGCTGAAGCGGCGGATGGCCCAGCTCCGCGTCGGCGACCCGCTGGACAAGAACACCGACGTCGGCGCCATCAACTCGGCCGCCCAACTGGAGCGGATCCGCGAGCTGTCCGACGCCGGCACCGCCGAAGGCGCCGAGCGCTGGTCGCCGCCATGCGAACTGCCCGAGCGGGGCTTCTGGTTCGCGCCGACCATCTTCACCGGCGTCACCCAGGCACACCGCATCGCCCGCGAGGAGATCTTCGGCCCGGTGCTGTCGGTGCTCACCTTCCGCACCCCGGCCGAGGCCGTCGAGAAGGCCAACAACACGCCGTACGGGCTGTCGGCGGGAATCTGGACCGACAAGGGATCCCGGATCCTGTGGATGGCCGACCGGCTGCGCGCCGGCGTCGTCTGGGCCAACACGTTCAACAAGTTCGACCCCACCTCGCCGTTCGGCGGCTACAAGGAGTCGGGCTACGGTCGCGAGGGCGGCCGGCACGGGCTGGAGGCGTACCTCAATGTCTGA
- the deoC gene encoding deoxyribose-phosphate aldolase has protein sequence MTATTTSARSELSELGRSETALRTFLHGLPGVDQVGAEQRAAQLGTRSIKTTAKAQAIDLAIRMVDLTTLEGADTPGKVRALAAKALRPDPADPSCPHVGAVCVYPAMVPYVAEVLRNSGVHLASVATAFPSGQAPLEIKLADTRAAVAAGADEIDMVINRGAFLAGRYKEVYDEIVATKEASGDAHLKVILETGELATYDNVRRASWLAMLAGGDFIKTSTGKVPVAATLPVTLVMLEAVRDFREATGRQVGVKPAGGIKTTKDAIKYLVMVNETVGTDWLDPDWFRFGASSLLNDLLMQRTKLTTGTYSGPDYFTLD, from the coding sequence ATGACGGCGACAACGACGTCGGCCCGGTCGGAGCTCTCCGAGCTGGGACGATCCGAGACCGCTCTGCGGACCTTCCTGCACGGCCTGCCGGGCGTGGACCAGGTCGGCGCGGAGCAGCGGGCGGCACAGCTCGGCACCCGATCCATCAAGACCACCGCCAAGGCCCAGGCGATCGACCTGGCGATCCGGATGGTCGACCTGACCACCCTGGAAGGCGCGGACACCCCGGGCAAGGTGCGCGCGCTCGCCGCGAAGGCGCTGCGCCCCGACCCGGCCGACCCGTCCTGCCCCCACGTCGGCGCGGTCTGCGTCTACCCGGCGATGGTCCCGTACGTCGCCGAGGTGCTGCGCAACTCCGGCGTGCACCTCGCCAGCGTGGCGACGGCCTTCCCGTCCGGCCAGGCACCGTTGGAGATCAAACTCGCCGACACCCGGGCCGCCGTCGCGGCCGGCGCCGACGAGATCGACATGGTGATCAACCGGGGCGCGTTCCTGGCCGGGCGGTACAAGGAGGTCTACGACGAGATCGTGGCCACCAAGGAAGCCTCCGGTGACGCCCACCTCAAGGTGATCCTCGAGACCGGCGAGCTGGCCACCTACGACAACGTCCGGCGGGCCTCCTGGCTGGCCATGCTGGCCGGCGGCGACTTCATCAAGACCTCCACCGGCAAGGTCCCGGTCGCGGCGACACTGCCGGTGACGCTGGTGATGCTGGAAGCGGTCCGCGACTTCCGCGAAGCGACCGGACGGCAGGTGGGCGTGAAGCCCGCCGGTGGCATCAAGACCACCAAGGACGCGATCAAGTACCTGGTGATGGTCAACGAGACCGTCGGGACGGACTGGCTCGACCCGGACTGGTTCCGCTTCGGCGCGTCCAGCCTGCTCAACGACCTGCTGATGCAGCGCACCAAGCTCACGACCGGCACCTACTCCGGTCCCGACTACTTCACCCTGGACTGA
- the upp gene encoding uracil phosphoribosyltransferase, with product MDVHVIDHPLAQSRLTAMRDARTDSSTFRAALHELTTMLVYEAARTFPVERYPVQTPVTGTEGTRLANPPLLVPVLRAGLGMADAALGLLPESSMGFVGLARDEATYEPRAYMESLPRDLAGLPVLVLDPMLATGGSLEHCCRLLADRGCTDITVLCVLAAPVGIERLERSGLPLRLVTASIDEGLNERMFIVPGLGDAGDRQFGGMPRF from the coding sequence GTGGACGTACACGTCATTGACCACCCGCTGGCCCAGTCCAGGTTGACCGCCATGCGGGACGCGCGCACCGATTCCTCGACGTTCCGGGCCGCGCTGCACGAACTGACCACCATGCTGGTGTACGAGGCGGCGCGCACCTTCCCCGTCGAGCGGTACCCGGTGCAGACGCCGGTCACCGGCACCGAGGGCACCCGGCTGGCCAACCCGCCGCTGCTGGTGCCGGTGCTGCGGGCCGGCCTGGGCATGGCGGACGCCGCGCTCGGCCTGCTGCCGGAGTCCTCGATGGGCTTCGTGGGTCTGGCCCGCGACGAGGCGACCTACGAGCCGCGCGCGTACATGGAGTCGCTGCCCCGGGACCTGGCCGGGCTGCCGGTGCTGGTGCTGGACCCGATGCTGGCCACCGGTGGCTCGCTGGAGCACTGCTGTCGGCTGCTGGCCGACCGTGGCTGCACCGACATCACCGTGCTCTGCGTGCTCGCCGCGCCGGTCGGCATCGAGCGACTGGAACGCTCCGGCCTGCCGTTGCGCCTGGTCACGGCCTCGATCGACGAGGGGCTCAACGAGCGCATGTTCATCGTCCCCGGGCTCGGCGACGCCGGTGACCGCCAGTTCGGTGGCATGCCCCGCTTCTGA
- a CDS encoding GOLPH3/VPS74 family protein codes for MTGVALADELLLLAYDDTTGKATMPRISLDLGMAAAVLVELALAGRVAYANGSLTVIDPTPTGEPVADEVLGRVAADTPHTPASWVQRLRHGLRDRILGDLCSQGVIRDVDETELGFIHVHRYPVLDTSIEAETRQRLAEALTGAAAPDERTAALATLVVVLRMESALGVSGETAADARRRLEEIATGAGFSGEVSTDDSVVRPSVGLVVAALGRAVDQALGPRR; via the coding sequence ATGACTGGTGTTGCGCTTGCCGACGAGTTGTTGCTCCTCGCCTACGACGACACGACCGGCAAGGCGACCATGCCGCGGATCAGCCTGGACCTCGGCATGGCCGCCGCGGTGCTGGTCGAGCTGGCACTGGCCGGCCGGGTCGCGTACGCCAACGGGTCGTTGACGGTGATCGACCCGACGCCCACCGGCGAGCCGGTCGCCGACGAGGTGCTGGGCCGGGTCGCGGCCGACACCCCGCACACCCCGGCCTCCTGGGTGCAGCGCCTGCGGCACGGCCTGCGTGACCGCATTCTCGGTGACCTGTGCAGCCAGGGTGTGATCCGCGACGTCGACGAGACTGAGCTGGGCTTCATCCACGTGCACCGCTACCCGGTCCTGGACACCTCCATCGAGGCGGAGACCCGGCAGCGGCTGGCCGAGGCGCTGACCGGCGCGGCTGCCCCGGACGAGCGGACCGCCGCGCTGGCCACCCTGGTCGTGGTGCTGCGGATGGAGTCCGCACTCGGGGTGAGCGGCGAGACCGCCGCCGACGCTCGTCGCCGGCTGGAGGAGATCGCCACCGGCGCGGGCTTCTCCGGCGAGGTGAGCACCGACGACTCGGTGGTCCGTCCCTCGGTTGGCCTGGTCGTCGCCGCGTTGGGCAGGGCCGTCGACCAGGCCCTCGGCCCCCGCCGCTGA
- a CDS encoding phospho-sugar mutase, with translation MAADTTDIDDIREQAQRWLADDPDPASRDELTAVLDGLPASAPELADRFAGPLTFGTAGLRGPLRAGPNGMNLAVVTQAAAGLVGWLAAQGGTGPLVIGYDARHGSRQFAERTAQVATGAGRPALLLPRPLPTPVLAYAVRHLGGVAGVMVTASHNPPQDNGYKVYLGAELGGALGAGAQIVPPADAGIEAAIRSVGPLTQVPLGVPGQVLGDDLVASYVERATAVIDPDGPRDLTVAYTPLHGVGAAVLTAAFARAGFPVPGVVPDQAEPDPAFPTVSFPNPEEPGAVDRLIALADSTGADLAIANDPDADRCAVVVRDSAGDGGQTWRMLRGDEVGVLLADHLMRRGVTGLYATTIVSSSLLRAMCAARGLAYDETLTGFKWIVRAGGGSAPLVFGYEEALGYCVAPEHVRDKDGITAALTVAELAAGLKTQGRTLIDRLDELAAEFGVHHTDQLSARVDDLRVITDAMARIRAATPTTLLGQSVDSVRDLLPESDVVILRTAKARVVIRPSGTEPKLKAYLEVVEPVPDGDVAAARNRAQTAIAQLRTEIATALGL, from the coding sequence ATGGCGGCGGACACCACTGACATCGACGACATTCGCGAGCAAGCCCAGCGTTGGCTGGCCGACGACCCCGACCCGGCCAGCCGGGACGAGCTGACGGCGGTGCTCGACGGGCTGCCGGCGAGCGCACCGGAGCTGGCCGACCGGTTCGCCGGCCCGCTGACCTTCGGCACCGCGGGCCTGCGCGGCCCGCTGCGCGCCGGCCCGAACGGAATGAATCTCGCCGTGGTCACCCAGGCCGCTGCCGGCCTGGTCGGCTGGCTCGCGGCCCAGGGCGGCACCGGTCCCCTGGTGATCGGGTACGACGCGCGGCACGGCTCCCGGCAGTTCGCCGAACGCACCGCCCAGGTGGCCACCGGCGCTGGCCGGCCGGCGCTGCTGCTGCCCCGCCCGCTGCCGACCCCGGTGTTGGCGTACGCGGTGCGGCACCTCGGCGGGGTCGCCGGGGTGATGGTCACGGCCAGCCACAACCCGCCGCAGGACAACGGCTACAAGGTCTACCTCGGTGCGGAGTTGGGCGGTGCGCTGGGCGCCGGCGCGCAGATCGTGCCGCCCGCCGACGCCGGTATCGAGGCGGCCATCCGATCGGTCGGGCCGCTGACCCAGGTGCCGCTGGGCGTACCCGGGCAGGTGCTCGGCGACGACCTGGTCGCCTCGTACGTGGAACGGGCCACCGCGGTGATCGATCCGGACGGGCCACGGGACCTGACGGTGGCGTACACACCGCTGCACGGGGTGGGCGCTGCGGTGCTCACCGCCGCCTTCGCCCGCGCTGGTTTCCCGGTCCCCGGCGTGGTGCCCGACCAGGCCGAGCCGGACCCGGCGTTCCCGACCGTGTCGTTTCCCAACCCGGAGGAGCCGGGGGCGGTGGATCGGCTGATCGCGCTGGCCGACTCCACCGGCGCTGACCTCGCCATCGCCAACGACCCGGACGCCGACCGGTGCGCGGTGGTCGTCCGCGACAGCGCCGGCGACGGCGGGCAGACCTGGCGGATGCTGCGCGGCGACGAGGTGGGCGTGCTGCTCGCCGACCACCTGATGCGCCGCGGGGTGACCGGGCTCTACGCCACCACCATCGTGTCGTCGTCACTGCTGCGGGCGATGTGCGCTGCCCGCGGCCTGGCCTACGACGAGACGTTGACCGGCTTCAAGTGGATCGTGCGGGCCGGTGGTGGAAGCGCGCCGTTGGTCTTCGGCTACGAGGAGGCGCTCGGCTACTGCGTCGCCCCGGAGCACGTCCGGGACAAGGACGGCATCACCGCCGCGCTTACCGTGGCCGAGTTGGCCGCCGGCCTCAAGACGCAGGGCCGCACGTTGATTGACCGGCTGGACGAGTTGGCCGCCGAGTTCGGTGTGCACCACACCGACCAGCTCTCCGCCCGGGTGGACGACCTGCGGGTGATCACCGACGCGATGGCCAGGATCCGGGCGGCCACCCCGACCACCCTGCTCGGGCAGTCGGTCGACAGCGTCCGGGACCTGCTACCCGAGTCGGACGTGGTGATCCTGCGGACCGCGAAGGCCCGGGTGGTGATCCGCCCGTCCGGGACCGAGCCGAAGCTCAAGGCGTACCTCGAGGTGGTGGAGCCGGTGCCCGACGGCGATGTCGCCGCCGCCCGCAACCGCGCGCAGACGGCGATCGCGCAGCTCCGCACCGAGATCGCGACCGCACTCGGCCTGTGA
- a CDS encoding serine/threonine-protein kinase codes for MTQIPTWSGGPVSPANGRAAPGTTIGGRYSLRSSVGNGGMGTVWRATDTLLRRDVAVKEVVLPPGLAPSDRDAMYERTLREARAAAALQHPAVVQVYDVVTEAGRPWIVMELLDARSLADMVIEDGPVAPRAVAKIGIALLGALEVAHAIGVLHRDVKPANVLICSDGRCVLTDFGVARMPTDVQLTTPGMVLGSPHFISPERAMGQEFGPPSDLFSLGVTLYTAVEGRPPFDKGDPIETMHAVVEDPPAPPQRSGPLTRVLMGLLEKDPARRLDVHTSRAMLRELLAGALGSTATAVHSVTDPYAVVPVQQRPVPVLPPPQPEPKPDNQIGGPAMLAPGESLTDRLAALRRGERPQPLGTAGATGLDETSADALAGPLHTPTGAMPGPGQSAIGRTYGGSADATQRVDAGGHPDATQRVSYGSPADATQQVGYGGAPEATQRIGGTYGGGNQWSVPGTGQPWAASPAPSGGGALGKVRSTGVQLVGTVKGWPRKVQLAAAGGLAVVLLLGVLALSGGDDPPPTSPQAQPGPSASAGAGVEMQEHAARGIQVMVPKGWKKATGGSYTDYIDPEDSGRKVRIITEKWSSSSTRWAETAENGLKTRSTSCVKPYAQVSATETELASKPAAEFEYTCGEGDAMRHGVWRGVAEGGKAYSFYLTSTDTKFAESKPIFDEMVRTFQLTGEG; via the coding sequence GTGACTCAGATCCCGACGTGGAGCGGCGGACCAGTTAGTCCCGCCAACGGACGAGCAGCACCCGGCACCACCATTGGTGGCCGGTACTCGCTGCGGTCCTCGGTGGGCAACGGCGGCATGGGCACGGTGTGGCGCGCCACAGACACCCTGCTGCGCCGTGATGTGGCGGTGAAGGAGGTCGTCCTGCCTCCGGGGCTGGCCCCCAGCGACCGCGACGCCATGTACGAACGCACCCTGCGCGAGGCCCGCGCCGCCGCCGCCCTCCAGCACCCCGCCGTGGTGCAGGTGTACGACGTGGTCACCGAGGCTGGCCGCCCGTGGATCGTGATGGAGTTGCTGGACGCCCGCAGCCTCGCCGACATGGTGATCGAGGACGGGCCGGTCGCGCCCCGCGCCGTCGCCAAGATCGGCATTGCGCTGCTCGGCGCGTTGGAGGTCGCGCACGCGATCGGCGTGCTGCACCGCGACGTGAAGCCCGCCAACGTGCTGATCTGCTCGGACGGGCGCTGCGTGCTGACCGACTTCGGGGTGGCCCGGATGCCCACCGATGTGCAGCTCACCACCCCCGGCATGGTGCTCGGCTCGCCGCACTTCATCTCGCCCGAACGGGCCATGGGCCAGGAGTTCGGCCCGCCGAGCGACCTTTTCTCGCTGGGTGTGACGCTTTACACCGCGGTGGAGGGGCGGCCCCCGTTCGACAAGGGCGACCCGATCGAGACCATGCACGCCGTGGTCGAGGACCCGCCCGCCCCGCCACAGCGCAGCGGCCCGCTGACCCGCGTGCTGATGGGTCTGCTGGAGAAGGACCCGGCGCGCCGGCTGGACGTGCACACCTCCCGGGCCATGCTGCGCGAGCTGCTCGCCGGCGCGCTGGGCAGCACCGCGACCGCTGTGCACTCGGTCACCGACCCGTACGCCGTGGTGCCGGTGCAGCAGCGCCCGGTGCCCGTCCTTCCACCGCCCCAGCCGGAGCCGAAGCCGGACAACCAGATCGGCGGCCCGGCGATGCTGGCCCCGGGTGAGTCCCTGACCGACCGGCTGGCCGCGTTGCGCCGGGGCGAGCGCCCGCAGCCGCTCGGCACGGCCGGCGCCACCGGGCTCGACGAGACCAGCGCCGACGCGTTGGCCGGCCCGCTGCACACGCCCACCGGCGCGATGCCCGGCCCTGGCCAGTCGGCCATCGGTCGCACCTACGGCGGTAGCGCCGACGCCACCCAGCGGGTGGACGCCGGCGGGCACCCGGACGCCACCCAGCGGGTCAGCTACGGCAGCCCGGCCGACGCCACCCAGCAGGTCGGTTACGGCGGCGCACCGGAGGCCACCCAGCGCATCGGCGGCACCTACGGTGGCGGCAACCAGTGGTCGGTGCCGGGCACCGGCCAGCCCTGGGCCGCCTCGCCCGCCCCTTCCGGGGGCGGCGCTCTGGGCAAGGTCCGCAGCACCGGGGTCCAGCTCGTCGGCACCGTCAAGGGCTGGCCGCGCAAGGTGCAGCTCGCCGCGGCCGGAGGGTTGGCCGTCGTGCTGCTGCTCGGTGTGCTGGCGCTCTCCGGCGGGGACGACCCGCCGCCGACCAGCCCACAGGCACAGCCCGGTCCGTCCGCCTCGGCGGGCGCGGGCGTCGAGATGCAGGAACACGCCGCCCGCGGCATTCAGGTCATGGTGCCGAAGGGCTGGAAGAAGGCCACCGGCGGCTCCTACACCGACTACATCGACCCGGAGGACAGCGGCCGCAAGGTCCGCATCATCACCGAGAAGTGGTCCAGCAGCTCCACCCGGTGGGCAGAGACGGCGGAGAACGGCCTCAAGACCAGGAGCACCTCCTGCGTCAAGCCGTACGCGCAGGTCAGCGCCACCGAAACCGAGCTCGCCAGCAAGCCGGCCGCCGAATTCGAGTACACCTGCGGCGAGGGCGACGCCATGCGGCACGGCGTCTGGCGAGGTGTGGCGGAGGGCGGCAAGGCGTACTCGTTCTACCTCACCTCGACGGACACCAAGTTCGCGGAGAGCAAGCCGATCTTCGACGAGATGGTGCGGACGTTCCAGCTCACCGGGGAAGGCTGA
- a CDS encoding acyl-CoA mutase large subunit family protein, giving the protein MNERRSSESGFPINGVYTEADLPEDLDTRLGSPGEFPYTRGVYPTMYTSRPWTMRQYAGFGTATESNARYHQLLRAGTMGLSVAFDLPTQMGYDSDEPIAHGEVGKVGVAIDSIEDMRLLFADIPLDKVSTSMTINAPGSVLLLLYQLVAEENGVPGSALNGTIQNDILKEYIARGTYIFPPKPSLRLVADTFAYCRKEVPKWNTISISGYHMAEAGATPAQEIAFTLANGVEYVRAALAAGLAVDDFAPRLSFFFVARTTLLEEVAKFRAARRIWARLMRDDFGAKDPKSMMLRFHTQTAGVQLTAQQPEVNLVRVAVQGLGAVLGGTQSLHTNSFDEAIALPTEKAARLALRTQQVLAYETDLTATVDPFAGSYVVEAMTAEMEAAAVELMERVADHGSAVDAIEAGFQKREIEQSAYRIAQEIDSGERVVVGLNRFTVDEEDPYEPLRVDPTIEAAQADRLARLRSERDADAVTRALADLRAAAEGSDNVLYPMKEALRARATVGEVCGTLREVWGLYRPTDRF; this is encoded by the coding sequence ATGAACGAACGGCGGTCAAGCGAGTCCGGCTTCCCGATCAACGGCGTCTACACGGAGGCCGACCTTCCGGAGGACCTGGACACCCGGCTGGGCAGCCCCGGCGAGTTCCCGTACACCCGGGGGGTCTACCCCACGATGTACACCTCGCGCCCGTGGACCATGCGCCAGTACGCCGGCTTCGGCACCGCCACCGAGTCCAACGCTCGGTACCACCAGCTGCTGCGAGCTGGCACGATGGGCCTCTCGGTCGCCTTCGACCTGCCGACCCAGATGGGCTACGACTCCGACGAGCCGATCGCGCACGGCGAGGTCGGCAAGGTGGGCGTCGCCATCGACTCCATTGAGGACATGCGGCTGCTCTTCGCCGACATCCCGCTGGACAAGGTCTCCACCTCGATGACCATCAACGCGCCCGGCTCGGTGCTGCTGCTGCTCTACCAACTCGTCGCCGAGGAGAACGGAGTGCCCGGTTCGGCGCTCAACGGCACGATCCAGAACGACATCCTCAAGGAGTACATCGCCCGCGGGACGTACATCTTCCCGCCGAAGCCGTCGCTGCGCCTGGTGGCGGACACGTTCGCGTACTGCCGCAAGGAGGTGCCGAAGTGGAACACCATCTCCATCTCCGGCTACCACATGGCCGAGGCCGGCGCGACGCCCGCGCAGGAGATCGCGTTCACCCTGGCCAACGGCGTGGAGTACGTGCGGGCGGCGCTGGCCGCCGGGCTCGCGGTGGACGACTTCGCGCCCCGGCTGTCGTTCTTCTTCGTGGCCCGCACCACGCTGCTTGAGGAAGTGGCGAAGTTCCGCGCCGCCCGACGGATCTGGGCCCGGCTGATGCGCGACGACTTCGGCGCCAAGGATCCGAAGTCGATGATGCTGCGGTTCCACACCCAGACCGCCGGTGTGCAGCTCACCGCGCAGCAGCCGGAGGTCAACCTGGTCCGGGTGGCGGTGCAGGGGCTGGGCGCGGTGCTCGGCGGCACCCAGTCGCTGCACACGAACAGCTTCGACGAGGCGATCGCGCTGCCCACCGAGAAGGCCGCCCGGCTCGCGCTGCGTACCCAGCAGGTGCTGGCGTACGAGACGGACCTGACCGCCACCGTCGACCCGTTCGCCGGCTCGTACGTGGTGGAGGCGATGACCGCCGAGATGGAAGCCGCCGCCGTCGAGCTGATGGAACGGGTGGCCGACCACGGCTCGGCGGTGGACGCGATCGAGGCCGGGTTCCAGAAGCGGGAGATCGAGCAGTCCGCGTACCGGATCGCCCAGGAGATCGACTCGGGTGAGCGGGTCGTGGTCGGGCTCAACCGGTTCACCGTCGACGAGGAGGACCCGTACGAGCCGCTGCGGGTCGACCCGACGATCGAGGCGGCCCAGGCCGACCGGCTGGCGCGGCTGCGCTCCGAGCGGGACGCCGACGCGGTGACGCGGGCGCTCGCCGACCTGCGGGCCGCCGCCGAGGGCTCGGACAACGTGCTCTACCCGATGAAGGAGGCGCTGCGGGCCCGGGCCACCGTGGGTGAGGTCTGCGGGACGCTGCGCGAGGTGTGGGGGCTGTACCGCCCGACCGACCGCTTCTGA
- a CDS encoding amidohydrolase produces the protein MTSALTLPTGGQLASSWPETPPGSQPLPRELDHLLALRVPGLIATRRHLHSHPELSGNEFETAALIARELSLAGLTPRLLPKGNGVICDVNGRPDGPVVALRADIDALPLDDPKDVPYRSTVEGVCHACGHDVHTSILLGVGMLLAQLADLGELDGRVRLIFQPAEEILPCGSLEVIEAGGLDDVVQIFALHCDPNLPVGQVGLRVGPITAAADNVTVRLSGPGGHTARPHLTVDLVDALGRLVTEVPALVSRRVPANSGLLLVFGHASAGTRYNVIPSEASASGTLRVMDRDTWEQAPKIVAQVVRDVIAPTGATVDLEYLRGRPPVCNDSRAIQVLTAATAAALGPEGIAETPQSMGGEDFSWYLEYVPGALARLGVGRSGPNVDLHRASFDVDERAIPVGVRVMVQTALRALAAVR, from the coding sequence GTGACGAGTGCGTTGACGCTGCCCACGGGTGGCCAGCTGGCGTCGTCCTGGCCGGAGACGCCCCCCGGGTCCCAGCCTCTGCCCCGCGAGTTGGATCACCTCCTCGCGCTCCGGGTACCGGGGCTGATCGCTACGCGCCGTCACCTCCACTCGCACCCTGAGCTCTCCGGCAACGAGTTCGAGACGGCCGCGCTGATCGCCCGGGAGCTGTCGCTGGCCGGGCTGACCCCGCGGCTGCTCCCCAAGGGCAACGGTGTGATCTGCGACGTCAACGGCAGGCCGGACGGCCCGGTCGTCGCGCTGCGCGCCGATATCGACGCCCTGCCGCTCGACGACCCCAAGGACGTGCCCTACCGGTCGACCGTGGAGGGCGTCTGCCACGCCTGCGGGCACGACGTGCACACCTCGATCCTGCTCGGCGTCGGCATGCTGCTCGCCCAGCTCGCCGACCTGGGCGAGCTGGACGGACGGGTCCGGCTCATCTTCCAGCCGGCCGAGGAGATCCTGCCCTGCGGCTCGCTCGAGGTCATCGAGGCCGGCGGCCTGGACGACGTGGTACAGATCTTCGCGCTGCACTGCGACCCGAACCTGCCGGTGGGTCAGGTCGGCCTGCGGGTCGGCCCGATCACCGCGGCCGCCGACAACGTCACCGTCCGGCTCTCCGGACCGGGCGGGCACACCGCCCGGCCGCACCTGACCGTCGACCTGGTCGACGCGCTCGGCCGGCTGGTCACCGAGGTGCCCGCGCTGGTCAGCCGCCGGGTGCCGGCCAACAGCGGCCTGCTGCTGGTCTTCGGCCACGCCTCGGCCGGCACCCGCTACAACGTCATCCCCTCGGAGGCGAGCGCCTCCGGCACCCTGCGGGTGATGGATCGCGACACGTGGGAGCAGGCTCCCAAGATCGTCGCTCAGGTGGTGCGGGACGTGATCGCGCCGACCGGCGCCACGGTCGACCTGGAATACCTGCGCGGCCGGCCGCCGGTGTGCAACGACTCCCGGGCCATCCAGGTGCTGACCGCCGCCACCGCCGCGGCGCTCGGCCCGGAAGGGATCGCCGAGACGCCGCAGAGCATGGGCGGCGAGGACTTCTCCTGGTATCTGGAGTATGTACCCGGCGCCCTCGCCCGGCTCGGTGTTGGTCGCTCCGGCCCCAACGTCGACCTGCACCGCGCAAGCTTCGACGTGGACGAGCGGGCCATCCCCGTTGGCGTACGCGTCATGGTGCAGACCGCGCTGCGGGCACTGGCGGCGGTGCGCTGA